A single Anabas testudineus chromosome 10, fAnaTes1.2, whole genome shotgun sequence DNA region contains:
- the glrbb gene encoding glycine receptor, beta b, which produces MGIKKVAFFLLVLCLCLEGGFAKEKGTKKGKKKGKQVYCPSQLSSEDLARVPANSTSNILNRLLISYDPRIRPNFKGIPVEDRVNIFINSFGSIQETTMDYRVNIFLRQRWNDPRLKLPDDFKSDSLTVDPKMFKCLWKPDLFFANEKSANFHDVTQENILLFIFRNGDVLISMRLSITLSCPLDLTLFPMDTQRCKMQLESFGYTTDDLQFMWQTEDPVQMDAIALPQFDIRQEDIDYGNCTKYYAGTGYYTCVEVIFTLRRQVGFYMMGVYAPTLLIVVLSWLSFWINPDASAARVPLGILSVLSLSSECTSLSSELPKVSYVKAIDIWLIACLLFGFASLVEYAVVQVMLNSPKRIEAEKAKIASKEKAAGKSPAARNNTVNGTGGTPLHVSTLHVAETRCKKVCTSKSDLRTNDFSIVGSLPRDFELSNFDCYGKPIDTGAGPGKSQAKNNKKPPPPKPVIPSAAKRIDLYSRALFPFSFLFFNVIYWSIYL; this is translated from the exons aCAGCTGTCATCTGAGGATCTGGCCAGAGTCCCAGCAAATTCAACCAGTAACATCTTGAACAGGTTACTGATCAGCTATGATCCCAGAATAAGGCCCAACTTCAAAG GAATTCCTGTGGAGGACAGAGtgaacatttttataaacaGCTTCGGCTCAATTCAAGAAACGACCATG GATTACAGAGTGAACATCTTCCTGCGGCAGCGCTGGAACGACCCCAGGCTGAAGCTGCCTGATGACTTCAAGTCGGATTCTCTCACCGTTGATCCCAAGATGTTCAAATGTCTCTGGAAACCTGACTTGTTCTTTGCTAACGAGAAAAGCGCCAACTTTCACGACGTCACCCAGGAAAACATTCTGCTGTTCATCTTCCGTAACGGAGATGTCCTGATCAGTATGAG GCTGTCCATTACTCTTTCGTGTCCACTGGACCTGACGTTGTTCCCTATGGACACACAGAGGTGTAAAATGCAACTTGAAAGCT TTGGCTACACTACAGACGACCTTCAGTTCATGTGGCAGACAGAAGACCCAGTGCAAATGGATGCCATTGCTCTGCCGCAGTTTGATATCAGACAAGAAGATATTGATTATGGGAACTGCACCAAATACTATGCAGGAACAG GTTACTACACTTGTGTAGAGGTTATCTTCACTCTCAGACGACAGGTTGGCTTCTACATGATGGGTGTTTATGCCCCCACGCTGCTAATTGTGGTCCTGTCCTGGCTGTCCTTCTGGATCAACCCTGATGCGAGCGCTGCCAGGGTCCCCTTGG GAATCCTCTCAGTGCTCTCTTTGTCCTCTGAGTGCACCTCCTTGTCTTCGGAGCTGCCCAAGGTGTCCTACGTCAAGGCCATCGACATCTGGCTCATCGCTTGCCTGCTGTTTGGTTTCGCCTCGCTGGTGGAGTACGCTGTGGTTCAGGTCATGCTCAACAGTCCGAAGCGCATCGAGGCAGAGAAGGCCAAGATAGCATCGAAAGAAAAGGCTGCGGGAAAGAGCCCTGCTGCCAGGAACAACACGGTCAATGGGACCGGAGGGACGCCGCTTCATGTCAGCACCTTGCAT GTGGCAGAGACTCGCTGCAAGAAGGTGTGCACCTCCAAATCCGACCTGCGCACCAACGACTTCAGCATCGTGGGCTCACTCCCGCGGGACTTTGAGCTGTCAAATTTTGACTGCTACGGGAAGCCCATTGATACCGGTGCTGGTCCCGGCAAATCCCAGGCCAAGAACAACAAGAAACCTCCTCCTCCAAAGCCCGTCATCCCTTCTGCTGCCAAAAGAATCGACCTGTACTCGCGAGCCCTGTTCCCTTTCTCCTTCCTATTCTTTAATGTGATTTACTGGTCCATATACTTgtga